In the genome of Coraliomargarita sinensis, one region contains:
- a CDS encoding efflux RND transporter permease subunit encodes MIKWFTENGVAANLLAGIVIATGLFVASTIKLELFPELDLDIVSVGVPYPGAAPEEVESGIVELIEDRIQDIDGIKRINSTAGEGFGSLNIEVERGYDATEVRDKVKVRIDGITNFPEEAEEPNVEELLIRNDVISLAIYGDTDLRILKDVAEYVRDELNAREDISQVFIKGIANYEISINVSEDSLRRYGLTFAEVVQAVRSASVDIPGGVIKSQGGEILLRTTGKAYRGSEFKTMPVLTLPDGGVVTVADIAEVDDGFTDDRLETEFNGERAVLLNIYAVGDESALDVSERVQAFAKEIRAEVPAGIEIEPFRDFTYYLKGRLQMLIENGIYGLILVFLILTLFLRPSLAFFVMLGIPISFLGSMLFLPGLGISINLASLFGFILVLGIVVDDAIIVGESVFTQFQKHGGPGVAASVAGAHKVAVPVTFAVLTTIVAFIPVLTIPGFLGKFFFPIPVVVIATLIWSLIESKLILPYHLTLCNVGAGQREKIGWLRRQQRKVADGLERFVEQRYRPVLNFAISHRYSTVAAFVGLLIVMLALLGGKHIAFVFFPKVPSDYIVARLTMPEGTPVELTEAAIEKMHAGLNKLVEETESKGHGNPFENVVITIGSQPFAGGPNPGQNLTVSSNQAEIAVEMVKREDLADGGNIEELSSPYLADRWRELIGPIAGVKRLSFDANAAGQGGDPINIQLNGRDFDQLQAASKKIRDKLATYEGLYDIRDNFSSGKREIQLKLKPTALSLGLRQQDLGQQVRAAFYGVEAQRIQRGRDDIKVMVRYPRSERESVESLEELRIRTPDGSEVPFAEVAEVAITDGFSTINRVDRRRVLNITSDADKSVADLELIKSELSTPNLWDGVPGIIQRWIRELSGKHNGPGAIDRILEDYPGISWSFEGEAREQADIFASLARMTLIALFIIYALLAIPLKSYLQPFIVMVVIPFGLIGAIGGHVILGQSVSILSILGFVALAGVVVNDSLVLVDFINQERAEGMPLREAIIESGVARFRPIILTSLTTFAGLLPLLFETSLQAQFLIPMATSLSFGVLFATFMTLLLVPAFYTILEDGHDFVARLLHKAGP; translated from the coding sequence TTGATCAAATGGTTCACAGAAAACGGCGTCGCCGCCAACCTACTCGCGGGAATCGTCATCGCGACGGGTCTGTTTGTGGCCTCGACGATTAAGCTGGAGCTCTTCCCCGAGCTCGATCTCGACATTGTCAGTGTTGGTGTCCCCTACCCCGGCGCCGCCCCGGAGGAAGTAGAGAGCGGGATCGTCGAACTGATTGAGGATCGGATCCAGGACATCGACGGCATCAAGCGGATCAACTCGACCGCAGGCGAAGGCTTCGGCTCCCTGAACATTGAAGTGGAGCGTGGCTACGATGCCACCGAGGTGCGCGACAAGGTAAAGGTCCGTATCGACGGCATTACGAATTTCCCGGAAGAAGCGGAAGAGCCGAACGTCGAGGAATTGTTGATTCGCAACGATGTCATTTCCCTGGCGATCTACGGGGACACGGACCTGCGCATTCTCAAAGACGTGGCGGAATACGTGCGCGACGAACTCAACGCCCGTGAAGACATCAGCCAGGTCTTCATTAAGGGGATCGCCAACTACGAGATTTCCATCAATGTATCCGAAGACTCACTACGGCGCTACGGACTGACCTTTGCGGAAGTGGTGCAGGCCGTGCGCAGCGCATCGGTCGACATTCCCGGCGGGGTCATCAAGTCGCAGGGCGGCGAGATCCTGCTGCGCACCACCGGCAAAGCCTACCGAGGCAGCGAGTTTAAAACCATGCCGGTGCTCACCCTGCCGGACGGTGGCGTCGTGACCGTTGCGGATATCGCCGAGGTCGATGACGGCTTTACTGACGACCGCCTGGAGACGGAATTCAATGGCGAGCGCGCGGTCCTGCTCAACATCTATGCGGTGGGCGATGAAAGCGCACTCGACGTATCGGAGCGGGTGCAGGCGTTTGCCAAAGAGATCCGGGCCGAGGTGCCCGCCGGTATCGAGATCGAACCCTTCCGCGACTTTACCTACTACCTCAAGGGTCGCCTGCAAATGCTGATCGAGAACGGCATCTACGGCCTTATACTCGTCTTTCTCATCCTCACCCTTTTTCTCCGCCCCTCGCTGGCTTTCTTTGTCATGCTGGGCATCCCTATTTCCTTTCTTGGGTCGATGCTCTTCCTCCCGGGACTGGGGATCAGTATCAACTTGGCCTCGCTTTTCGGCTTCATCCTCGTGCTCGGGATTGTGGTCGACGATGCCATCATCGTGGGCGAGAGCGTTTTCACCCAGTTCCAGAAACACGGCGGGCCGGGCGTAGCCGCCTCCGTTGCGGGTGCTCATAAGGTGGCCGTGCCCGTCACTTTTGCCGTACTCACGACCATCGTCGCTTTCATCCCGGTCCTGACCATTCCCGGTTTTCTGGGTAAATTCTTTTTCCCGATTCCAGTCGTCGTGATCGCCACTCTGATCTGGTCGCTCATCGAGTCGAAACTCATCCTGCCCTACCACCTCACACTCTGCAACGTGGGCGCGGGCCAGCGTGAGAAAATCGGCTGGTTGCGCCGCCAACAGCGTAAAGTCGCCGACGGCCTGGAACGTTTTGTCGAGCAGCGCTACCGCCCGGTTCTGAATTTCGCGATTTCCCACCGCTACAGCACAGTGGCGGCATTCGTCGGCTTGCTCATAGTCATGCTGGCCCTGCTCGGCGGGAAGCATATCGCATTCGTCTTCTTCCCCAAGGTGCCCTCCGATTACATCGTGGCCCGCCTGACCATGCCGGAAGGCACGCCCGTGGAACTGACGGAAGCCGCCATCGAAAAGATGCATGCCGGCTTGAACAAACTGGTCGAGGAGACCGAAAGCAAAGGACACGGCAATCCATTCGAAAACGTGGTCATTACAATCGGGAGCCAGCCTTTTGCCGGCGGGCCGAATCCGGGCCAGAATCTGACCGTGAGTTCCAACCAGGCGGAGATCGCGGTAGAAATGGTGAAACGTGAAGACCTGGCGGATGGAGGAAATATCGAGGAACTTTCCTCCCCCTATCTGGCAGACCGCTGGCGCGAGCTCATCGGCCCCATCGCCGGTGTGAAGCGTCTGAGTTTCGATGCCAATGCCGCCGGCCAGGGTGGCGATCCTATCAACATTCAACTCAACGGTCGCGACTTCGACCAGTTGCAGGCGGCATCGAAAAAAATCCGCGACAAGTTGGCCACCTATGAGGGCCTCTACGACATTCGGGACAACTTCAGCAGCGGCAAACGCGAGATCCAGCTCAAGCTCAAACCGACCGCCCTTTCGCTGGGCCTGAGGCAGCAGGATTTAGGACAACAGGTGCGCGCCGCCTTCTATGGCGTGGAAGCGCAGCGTATTCAACGCGGGCGTGACGACATCAAGGTCATGGTGCGCTACCCGCGCAGTGAACGCGAGTCGGTCGAATCTTTGGAAGAACTCCGCATCCGCACGCCGGATGGAAGTGAAGTGCCTTTTGCCGAAGTCGCGGAAGTCGCGATCACGGACGGCTTCTCCACCATCAACCGGGTGGACCGTCGACGGGTCCTCAACATTACCTCCGATGCCGACAAGTCGGTCGCCGATCTGGAGCTGATCAAATCCGAACTCAGCACGCCGAACCTGTGGGACGGGGTTCCGGGAATAATCCAGCGCTGGATCCGCGAACTTTCCGGTAAACACAACGGCCCCGGTGCCATCGACCGCATACTCGAGGATTACCCCGGCATCAGCTGGAGCTTCGAAGGCGAGGCCCGGGAACAGGCGGACATCTTCGCCAGCCTTGCCCGCATGACATTGATCGCACTCTTTATTATTTATGCCCTGCTGGCCATACCACTGAAGTCCTACCTGCAGCCCTTCATCGTCATGGTGGTTATACCTTTCGGCCTGATTGGCGCGATCGGCGGGCACGTCATCCTCGGCCAGTCGGTCAGTATTCTTTCCATCCTCGGCTTCGTCGCCCTCGCTGGCGTCGTGGTGAATGATTCGCTCGTTCTGGTCGACTTCATCAATCAGGAACGGGCCGAAGGCATGCCCCTGCGCGAAGCGATCATCGAGTCCGGCGTAGCCCGTTTTCGCCCCATCATCCTCACCTCGCTCACCACTTTCGCCGGGCTCCTGCCCCTCCTCTTCGAGACCAGCCTGCAAGCCCAGTTCCTCATCCCCATGGCCACCTCACTCAGCTTCGGCGTGCTCTTCGCCACCTTTATGACCCTGTTGTTGGTCCCCGCCTTTTACACCATTCTCGAGGATGGGCACGATTTCGTCGCGAGGCTGTTGCATAAAGCCGGCCCGTGA
- a CDS encoding DUF362 domain-containing protein: protein MAENFVQCVHRRIHNEVEVSLSRQVYGCQVDRLRHGLSYVILMLCAVSMVGAADLVKKAPLGLVWEAPLAYQTDYYTEVEALLSAYETSQGEQLVPGERGRVGLKVNTRGGAGLSTPPELLRAMIASLESRGFGRNDIYIVDYSAHSLRSAGIMPSLSSPNKRFNGVRVLALDSEKYYDPEWFYDSPLPAAYQQEPRLMLEGRNRDSLKEGDEARKSFLPEPLLFEVDFWINFAVGVDDPALGVDGALASATLWNVSNSRRFLVNQATASAAVAEIAAIPELAERLVLNFVSLEAYQFIGGPFFNAIYTRSEPRLWMSSDPVALDRLLYDRINHMRRLEGFPEIDPLPRQLPFATSLGLGVHERSSIQINKLELTHPEKERPRETREPPKFEQAPDWLKKITPW, encoded by the coding sequence ATGGCTGAGAATTTCGTGCAGTGTGTGCACCGTAGAATACATAACGAGGTCGAGGTTTCACTTTCGCGGCAGGTCTATGGCTGTCAAGTGGATAGGCTGCGGCATGGTCTCAGCTATGTCATACTGATGTTGTGCGCCGTGTCGATGGTTGGTGCGGCTGATCTGGTCAAAAAGGCCCCGCTCGGGCTGGTTTGGGAAGCGCCGCTTGCCTATCAGACGGACTACTACACCGAGGTGGAAGCCTTGCTCTCCGCTTACGAAACGTCACAGGGCGAGCAACTTGTGCCCGGGGAGCGCGGTCGGGTGGGGCTGAAGGTTAACACCCGTGGCGGGGCCGGCTTGAGCACCCCGCCCGAATTGTTACGTGCCATGATCGCTTCCCTCGAAAGCCGTGGCTTCGGGCGCAACGATATTTACATCGTGGATTATTCGGCGCACAGCCTTCGGTCCGCTGGAATTATGCCGTCGCTCAGCAGCCCGAATAAACGTTTCAACGGAGTCCGTGTTCTGGCACTGGACAGTGAGAAATATTACGACCCCGAATGGTTTTACGACAGCCCCCTGCCAGCTGCGTATCAACAAGAGCCCCGGTTGATGCTGGAAGGTCGAAACCGCGACTCTTTGAAGGAGGGGGACGAAGCGCGCAAAAGTTTTCTACCCGAGCCGCTCTTGTTTGAAGTCGATTTTTGGATCAACTTCGCTGTGGGTGTGGATGACCCGGCACTGGGTGTGGATGGCGCTCTGGCCAGCGCGACCTTGTGGAACGTCAGTAACAGTCGCCGCTTTTTGGTCAATCAGGCCACGGCTTCGGCGGCCGTCGCGGAGATCGCCGCCATTCCCGAACTGGCCGAACGCCTGGTGCTCAATTTCGTCTCATTGGAAGCGTACCAGTTTATCGGCGGGCCTTTTTTCAATGCCATCTACACGCGCTCCGAGCCCCGCCTCTGGATGAGCAGCGATCCGGTGGCCCTGGATCGTTTGCTTTACGACCGCATCAACCACATGCGTCGCCTCGAAGGCTTTCCCGAAATCGACCCGCTGCCTCGGCAACTGCCTTTTGCCACCAGCCTGGGACTCGGTGTGCATGAACGTTCCTCGATTCAAATCAATAAGCTGGAATTGACACACCCGGAAAAAGAACGGCCCAGGGAGACGCGCGAGCCGCCCAAATTTGAACAGGCTCCGGACTGGTTGAAGAAGATTACGCCCTGGTGA
- a CDS encoding tetratricopeptide repeat protein, with translation MFNATLKRILFILLIATMAGLAGCSSPEEKRAQQINQALELSSQGNNAEALQILESLTEQYPNDAEILQAIGGIYTSEDDHTMASFYLEQAHLQNPEDVELLYQAYQSLEAAGQPSGQSLEKLAKLSPETMSDELWVSLGAYRAGNNQTEAALDAYLKGVNPEKKEPAPETAAAIGQLFARLGNNAQAAEWLEIAADNDAPSALTALFGLLQIQLSQKEWAQAEATIARLNKQFPGAVEASQWKQASDELKRWRAAQEKMKAELAAAEEAKKKADEAEKEDEVVEVANADSEAPEQTEGAASTEETTDSGKAQVIADLESAEALANKPAEEAEPGGQAGPDPTAVAEETPDEAKTIAFDPNIAIQPADPDFDISVSFDEQASAPETSFSTEPGADIATAEAIEPAEPIDPVEATPTIRPAEQPKTLEELLAEAEAAEVDRDYKSAIRKYWAAISIANNRADVWNLLSRAYLIDGQLQNADTAALEAVRLKPKEVAYTLDFLRVAQRSRPAKEFLAQLETAYDRFPSSPEITLSLARAHERISKDKFVARNLYLRFIDIAPNHPLVPEARQAAARLRE, from the coding sequence ATGTTTAACGCAACTCTCAAACGTATACTCTTCATCCTCTTGATTGCGACAATGGCCGGACTGGCAGGTTGCAGCAGCCCGGAAGAAAAACGCGCTCAGCAAATCAATCAGGCTCTCGAACTCTCCAGCCAGGGGAATAATGCGGAAGCACTTCAAATCCTGGAGTCGCTGACGGAGCAATACCCCAACGACGCCGAGATTCTGCAGGCCATCGGCGGGATTTACACGTCGGAGGATGACCACACCATGGCGTCCTTCTATCTTGAGCAGGCACACTTGCAAAACCCCGAGGATGTCGAACTTCTCTACCAGGCCTATCAATCCCTCGAAGCTGCCGGGCAGCCCAGCGGGCAAAGCCTGGAAAAACTGGCAAAACTCTCCCCTGAAACCATGTCGGACGAGCTCTGGGTGTCACTCGGCGCCTATCGGGCTGGCAACAACCAAACCGAAGCCGCACTGGACGCCTACCTGAAGGGCGTGAACCCGGAAAAAAAAGAACCGGCCCCGGAAACAGCGGCTGCCATCGGACAACTTTTCGCCAGACTGGGGAATAACGCACAAGCTGCGGAGTGGCTCGAAATCGCCGCCGATAACGACGCCCCCTCCGCACTGACTGCGCTTTTCGGACTGCTCCAAATTCAGCTCAGCCAAAAAGAATGGGCCCAAGCCGAAGCCACGATCGCGCGTCTGAACAAACAATTCCCCGGAGCGGTCGAAGCCAGTCAGTGGAAGCAGGCCAGCGACGAACTCAAACGCTGGCGAGCGGCCCAGGAAAAAATGAAGGCCGAGCTGGCCGCGGCCGAGGAAGCGAAGAAAAAAGCGGATGAAGCCGAGAAAGAGGATGAAGTCGTTGAGGTGGCTAATGCCGATAGCGAAGCACCGGAACAAACCGAAGGAGCCGCCTCTACAGAAGAGACAACTGATAGCGGCAAGGCACAGGTGATTGCCGATCTCGAATCCGCCGAAGCCCTGGCCAACAAGCCGGCGGAGGAAGCGGAACCCGGCGGGCAAGCCGGTCCTGATCCGACGGCAGTCGCAGAGGAAACTCCGGACGAAGCAAAAACCATCGCATTTGATCCGAACATTGCCATTCAACCGGCCGATCCGGACTTTGATATCTCTGTCAGCTTCGACGAGCAAGCGAGCGCCCCCGAGACCAGCTTCAGTACAGAGCCAGGCGCAGACATTGCCACTGCCGAAGCCATCGAACCCGCGGAGCCCATTGATCCGGTCGAAGCGACACCTACAATCCGCCCGGCCGAGCAGCCCAAGACTCTGGAAGAACTACTCGCCGAAGCCGAGGCTGCTGAAGTCGACCGCGACTACAAGAGCGCCATTCGCAAGTATTGGGCCGCCATCAGCATCGCGAACAACCGGGCGGACGTCTGGAACCTGCTCTCCCGTGCCTACCTGATCGACGGCCAACTGCAGAACGCCGATACCGCCGCACTCGAAGCGGTTCGTCTCAAACCAAAGGAAGTCGCCTACACGCTGGACTTTTTACGCGTGGCCCAGCGTTCCCGTCCGGCCAAGGAATTTCTGGCCCAACTGGAAACAGCCTACGACCGCTTCCCTTCCAGCCCAGAGATTACCCTCTCTCTCGCCCGCGCCCACGAGCGTATCAGCAAAGACAAATTTGTCGCACGCAATCTGTACCTTCGTTTCATCGACATCGCGCCCAATCATCCCCTGGTCCCCGAAGCACGACAAGCCGCAGCTCGCTTGCGGGAGTGA
- a CDS encoding four helix bundle protein — MKLDEFGALIKANELFDLVVEDILALERSFGIRRLADQQVGTADFIAANIEEGYGRGSQRVYAQFLIIARGSAQETKGPYGRMKHWFSAEKIEARQSLCDEIIGILTATITTLKSK; from the coding sequence ATGAAACTTGATGAATTCGGTGCTCTTATCAAAGCAAACGAACTCTTTGACCTGGTAGTCGAAGATATTTTAGCACTCGAAAGATCCTTCGGCATCCGGCGGCTCGCCGATCAACAGGTAGGTACAGCCGACTTCATTGCTGCGAACATCGAAGAAGGCTACGGACGGGGCAGTCAACGCGTGTATGCTCAATTCCTGATAATCGCCCGGGGGTCTGCCCAGGAAACCAAAGGCCCCTATGGAAGGATGAAACACTGGTTCTCTGCAGAAAAGATTGAAGCACGACAGTCGCTTTGCGATGAAATCATCGGCATCCTGACTGCGACAATAACCACGCTGAAATCGAAATAA
- the dnaG gene encoding DNA primase, with protein MPRIAQRSIEAIKHQVNLVDIVSPYVQLKRAGRSWKGLSPFTTEKTPSFYVHPDRGFFKCFSTGEGGDCFSFVMKMENLEFYEAIEFIAKKYNITLEYEEGGPSREEMSLRKQIFELHELACDWFHRQLVESKEAAPVRTYWKENRGFTGETAKEFKIGYAPAAINALALYFKERGVTTAAMHQSGLFFARDREQEHANFKSRFRGRLMIPIRDVQGRVVAFTARQLEQTPQDDPAREAKYVNSPETPIFHKGRILFGLDHARTHLKEGDSFLLVEGQLDAIRCWTVGLHTAVAPQGTAITEEQLALLSRYEPASVECLLDGDAAGRKAALRALPLAFKAGLEFRFLLLPEKADPDDLLRTEGAAALEPLRQNAKSGIQLSIEDALPEDHAPSTHDKSVALRNIFELLVHVPSEVAREDYIQSAARILKVDAQAALRDYNAAQRMRPRSSGPKEETSAPPAAKDPLLTQATWELLWLVLHHPEHTKTLPELIDYEWINSDSPAACMLSRILAELREGLIDDTSEIDKLLDSTEDRQLLADIHSRDLEVEEPVKQIEICLNKLRRKHHETRIKELEQTILNAEPAQRVGLMKERKQLVSELSKPLEI; from the coding sequence TTGCCAAGAATTGCACAAAGGTCGATCGAAGCGATCAAGCACCAGGTCAACCTGGTTGATATTGTTTCGCCCTACGTTCAGTTGAAGCGCGCCGGTCGATCCTGGAAAGGGCTTAGCCCCTTCACCACGGAAAAGACCCCTTCGTTCTACGTGCACCCCGACCGGGGCTTTTTCAAGTGCTTCAGCACGGGTGAAGGGGGCGACTGCTTCAGCTTCGTCATGAAGATGGAGAATCTCGAATTCTACGAAGCGATTGAGTTCATCGCCAAGAAATACAATATCACCCTCGAATACGAGGAGGGCGGTCCCTCGCGTGAGGAGATGTCACTCCGCAAGCAAATCTTCGAATTGCATGAGCTCGCCTGCGACTGGTTTCATCGTCAGTTGGTGGAATCCAAGGAAGCCGCACCGGTTCGGACCTACTGGAAGGAGAATCGCGGCTTTACCGGCGAGACGGCCAAGGAGTTCAAGATCGGCTATGCTCCGGCGGCAATCAACGCCCTTGCACTCTACTTCAAGGAGCGGGGCGTGACCACCGCCGCCATGCACCAGTCCGGACTTTTCTTCGCCCGGGACCGGGAACAGGAACACGCCAATTTCAAGTCGCGCTTCCGCGGACGGCTCATGATTCCGATACGTGATGTTCAGGGTCGGGTCGTCGCCTTCACCGCACGCCAGCTGGAACAAACTCCGCAAGACGACCCCGCCCGTGAGGCCAAGTACGTCAACTCCCCCGAAACCCCTATTTTTCACAAGGGCCGTATTCTCTTCGGACTCGACCATGCCCGTACGCACCTTAAGGAAGGTGACAGTTTTCTACTGGTCGAAGGACAGCTCGACGCCATCCGCTGCTGGACCGTGGGACTGCATACGGCCGTCGCACCCCAGGGCACGGCCATCACCGAAGAACAGCTGGCCCTGCTCAGCCGCTATGAACCCGCCTCGGTCGAATGTCTGCTCGACGGCGATGCCGCGGGGCGCAAAGCCGCCCTCCGCGCCCTCCCCCTCGCCTTTAAAGCGGGGCTGGAATTTCGCTTCCTCCTGCTGCCGGAGAAGGCGGACCCCGATGACCTGCTACGGACCGAAGGCGCGGCGGCTCTGGAACCCTTGCGCCAAAACGCCAAATCCGGAATTCAACTGAGCATCGAAGATGCCCTACCCGAGGACCATGCCCCCAGTACCCACGACAAGAGCGTCGCCCTCCGCAATATCTTTGAACTTCTCGTGCACGTCCCTTCGGAAGTGGCCCGGGAGGATTATATCCAGTCAGCCGCCCGTATTTTGAAGGTCGATGCACAGGCAGCCCTGCGTGACTACAACGCCGCCCAACGGATGCGTCCCCGGTCATCCGGCCCCAAAGAGGAAACATCCGCTCCTCCGGCCGCGAAAGACCCGCTATTGACACAAGCCACTTGGGAGCTACTTTGGCTCGTTTTACATCATCCCGAACATACAAAGACTCTTCCGGAACTTATTGATTACGAATGGATTAACTCGGATTCTCCAGCAGCGTGCATGCTTTCCAGAATATTGGCCGAACTCCGCGAAGGCCTGATTGATGATACCAGCGAGATCGATAAGCTCCTCGACAGCACTGAAGACCGACAACTGTTAGCCGATATTCACTCCCGAGATCTCGAGGTTGAAGAACCAGTTAAACAAATCGAAATTTGCTTAAATAAACTACGTCGTAAACATCACGAAACGCGCATCAAAGAACTGGAACAAACGATCCTCAACGCCGAACCGGCACAACGCGTCGGGCTCATGAAAGAGCGCAAGCAACTTGTCTCCGAACTCTCCAAACCACTGGAAATCTAG